The Penicillium oxalicum strain HP7-1 chromosome VIII, whole genome shotgun sequence DNA segment ACTCGACCTTTTTCGAGGATTGACGGTATCTGGCTCAATGGAATGTCAAATCATATGTGGGTCATGAATTAATGCTGACGAGTCGTGATTGACCCACGTGGAGAGAGCGACCTGGAGGCGGTGACGAATGATGAAAGTTCACATGTGTGATGATCTACGTATATAGTGGACGCAGGGGCGTTGACACGATGATTGACATTGGATGGCGAAAGATCCGCGTTGGAAGTAGGTTACTTGGGAATGTATTGCTCTGATAATCCACGTTGATACACCGTATCTTCGTGGCTGTGTTTCGAATATAACTGCTCTCAGGCTCCGGTCCACTGCCGAATTAGCGTCAGCTTTGGGCGATCAGTTGGGCCAACTTGTTCCCAAGTCTTGCGTCTGTCCCGGATGACGGGAAGTGACGTGTATGTTCAGGGATTATTTATGAAATGCACGCAATTTTGTTATCGTCGATTGAGTATAGAGCATGACGTCTAGTGTGCATGCCACTATACAGTTCCTCGAAAGGTCATCTTGGGCATAGTACAAGATCCTCTGGCCATGGGGGTTGGTTCCCCGGTCCCGTTCCAATGATGTCGGCCCAATGGCACAACATTGATGGTGACATGGCCCTGGTATAGCACGATATGAGCCTGCCGTGCGACATACACTCTCCTTTTCGGTGAGCTTCACAATACAACTAGACTTGACTCACACAGCTCCCTCCGTCGGGTGAGAAACCGAGCTGCTTCACACGGTACTCATAATTGAGTGACAGGCAAAGTGGCTTCTTTTCCagttttccttttttttctgacgTGACCCAGGCCTCCTCGGCTCCAACGGCAAAACACCGACTAAACATGACTCGTCAATGGGATCCACCTGGCCACTTTACAACCCACGAATCCCCCGCATTCGCTATTTATGATTGGCCAACATCACAAAATTGGACCCTCTGTCGGCAATCCTCCTGAAAAGTAGATACAAAGAAGCATCTTCTCCGCGCGGACTCTTCCCCTgtctttttcatctttccaAACTCCTTTGCATCTAATCATAATCGAACCTGAGCCTGACATCCATCTTATTTTGATTGCTTTCCTCGTCATTTTCAACCGAGCGCCGGCATCTCCCAGCTCAGCTCAGACAGAAATACTCACATAATCGATACCTTTGCTCTGACGCAGGTCATCTATCTCCCAATTGATCCGCTCTGTTCCGGCAGGCCTCCTCCCTGCCGCCATCTCTCTGACACGAATGTCCTATTTTGATGAGAACAACCCTGAAACTCCTAACCTCCAATCCGATCAAGGCTTGGGGTCTCGATCCCgaaagtggaggaggaacaCCACTCAGACATCCAGCATGGCGCAGCGCAGTCTCCAAACTCTCCTCTCGCACGAGTCTCGCAAGATGACGTGATTGAGAAATCCAGCGCGACTTCCATCCCCAATCGTTGGAAGACGGTCAGCCAACGCATCCGAGAACGAGCAGGCACGATTGCCGAGGCACTTGGCCGGCCCCATGAAAGAGACTCGGACGACCTGGGGGCAAGCTTGTCCCCCGAGTGCTACGGGGCCACCGACGATATTCGAAGCTATGAAGCGCGTACTGCAGTGGACGAGGAGCAACGTCTGATGGGGACCGATTACAATTCCCAAGCACAGCATTTGCTCCGGCAATTGGGacttcgtcatcatcggcgACAGTCAAGCGGTGTTCGAGGTCAAGATGCTGGCGAAGGGCTGTCTGGCGCAAGTACTCCCGGCGCCATCACCCCCGGGGAGAGTGGAGCATCTACTCCTCTCAACGGAGGCCTGCTATCGCATCTGCTTCGTGTGTATGCCAATAATATGGAATCGGCGAGCCGAATGAGCGTGGCCACCACGGCTGCCGCCTCTGACCCCGAAACGGAAACTCTTCCACCCAAACAATTCGGCTCAGGGACCCCTGGTACTGCGACGCCCGGGAGTATGGGTATGGGAACGGCTACGGGAACGAACACGGGGCCTGTGACCCCCGGTGGAGGCACCCCGacaggaaagaaagaaaaggtcaaATGGTACAAGAGCGCCAACAACAGCAAAGAAAATTTGGCCCAAAAGTCGGGCGGTCACCATTACACCTCCTCGCTCATCTCTGCCTCGATGGGCATGGGCCGAGTGGGTGTTCCCGGTGCCCAGGGTCCTCCACCCATGACCGCAAAAGAGAGACGCAAGCAGAAACGAAGGAGTGCCAAGGAAGTCAAATTGACGGTGCACATTGCCGCCATGTTGGCCCGTCAGCAATACATCATGCAGCTCTGCCGTGCGCTGATGAAGTACGGTGCACCTACCCACCGCCTGGAAGAATACATGGTCATGACCTCCAATGTGCTCGACGTGAACGCGCAATTTCTGTACATTCCCGGCTGCATGTTCATGTCATTTGACGATCCGTTGACTCGGACTGCTGAAGTAAAGATCATCCGTGTGGTGCAGGGTCTAGATCTCTCACGGCTTGCCGAAACCCACAACGTCTACAAGAATGTTGTGCACGACGTGATCAGTGTGGAGGATGCCACTGGACAACTGGATGCGATTATGCAACGGAAGCCCCGATACAATCGTTGGATTCTTATCCTCCTCACGGGTCTTGCGAGTGTCGCTGTGGGTCCCTACGCCTTTTCTGCTCGACCCATCGACTTGCCTATCATTTTCGTCCTCGGGTCTTTGGTCGGATTTATGCAACACATTCTTGCTCCCACATCATCCACTTACACCAACGTACTTGAAGTCTCTGCCGCCATCCTCACCTCCTTCCTCGCCCGTGCCTTTGGCAGTATCAGCCACAACGGCGAGCGTGTGTTCTGTTTCGCCGCCATGGCTCAATCCTCCATCGCCATGATTCTCCCCGGGTTCGCTGTCCTCTCATCCTCCCTCGAGCTGCAAAGTCATCAGATGAACGCGGGATCCATCCGCATGGTTTTCACGCTCATCtactctctcttcctcggctACGGTGTCACTGTCGGCACGACCATCTACGGTCTCATAGACAACAACGCCACTGCAGACTCGACCTGCCCCAACGCCACGGCTGTCTGGGGCAACGAATACATTCAACACTTCCCCTTTGTTGCCCTCTTCTGTCTTTTCGCTGCGCTCATCAATCAAGCCAAATTCAAACAACTCCCGGTCACCGTCATCATGGGCGTGTGTGGCTACGTCACCAACTACTTCTCCACCAAGAAGCTGGGTGCGAACCAGGTCGCCAACACCGTCGGAGCATTCACCATTGGCCTGCTGGCTAATCTGTACTCGCGTATTTGGCATGGCCACGCGGCGGCAGCCATCATCCCGGGCATCTTCACGCTTGTCCCGTCAGGATTGGCCAGCAGTGGCTCCATCTTGAGTGGATTGCAATATTCCGAGGCCGTAAAGAGCGGCAATGTGAACAATACGAACAGTAGCACGAGCGGGAGTAACCTACTGGGCTTGGGATACGGAATGATCCAGACCGCGATCGGTATCTCGGTGGGTCTATTTGTCTCTGCATTGATTGTGTATCCGCatggaaagaagaggagtggTATTTTCAGTCTGTAATGGGAACTTgattggtttttttttccagcgGTGGATCGACTATCCAGGAGCTTTTGATTCCTCATGCATTGTTTGGCGACCTTTtttgcatcttcatcacATGACTGCATCTTTCATGTCTTCGAGTCCGTTATGGCGGAGAGACCTTGTACTCACAGATTCGTTTATGAtgtctgtttttttccccttccacTTGCGTCTtgtggtttctttttttcctgttttttttctcttgtcatGCATCTCgaatatcttttttttttgataaAAACGAGCGGAGTTTTGGTTGGCATATTCAACTTTATCCTGAGATGGGATCCGAGCGAGCGTCCATTGGATTTTCCTTCTGGTGTTTATTTTTCGACCACTGTGTTtcgctttctttcctctaACTGCATATTAGAGATAATTGCATCTCCACATAGATGTCCAGGAATCAAAATCTTGGGAAAGATCGACAAATGTCTCTTATAAAGTACGCAGAAGATCACTCGCACTAGTCTTTAATCTACAGTACGCACTACCGGCTTAGTACAAGCCATCTATAGGTCCATATATGGATTGAGTTGAGGTATCTACAGGACGTAATATAACCGAGTAAATGCAGAGTGCACGATTTCAGACCCCTCGCCTCCAAGCAGCCAGAGACCTCAAAGGCAGAATGATCGCTTCTCATGTGTCTCGCTCACCAATTCATGCATTCTGACTTTGATCGCTTGGTAAGTTTTTACTAGTACAGCATATGTCCAATAGCCTGATCAGCATCGGGTACTGGGATAAGAGAGGATAGTACAGAATCATGTTGTTTCCGACGGGCTTGTCaaggttttgttttttgctaAATCAGtcgagaagggaaagagaagagatgagatgagaaaagaaaggaaagagagaaaatgaaactCGTTGACGAAAGCGACTCGCTTTATTTCAATTCACGATAAGACTATTACTTCAGAGAGTAGAGTGCAATCTTCTCTCATTCACGTAGAGCACCCGTTTCTCCCGAAATCTTCAATTCAATATAGTGTCTTGCCTACATACGTAGTAAGAGGTCGATCTGTATCGAAGACTAGACAGATGTGTGTACCACCTTCGATCGTGCAATTGAGTACATCAGTGCCCTTGAAGGCGCAAAGCCATAATATTCTACGGCGGATCGCTTTGACACTTGAGTATTTGATTGGTCCATTTGGGTGCAAAAGGTTTGAGAATTGAGGTAATGACTCAACAGATGAGTTAGGTGCCTAAGATACTACGTCTAGGTCGTAGTTTGTAGTATCTGGAGGGTTCCGCAGTTATATTTCCATTGACCAGATAGAGATTGCGAAATAGTAGTGGCAGCGGCACCGAATTTTGAAGATTTGAATGAGTGCccgcccaaaaaaaagcaaactAGAACCCCCCCAAccaaaaatgagaaaaaaatcTCGGTCAAATCGAGGCGGGCGCGGAGACTGGTATGTATTGtttttttaatttattttctttttcatgtATTTTTGTGGGTGCTCGCCGGTAGGTTCCGAATTCCAGACTTCGACTGGGTAAAAGTGAGCATAGTGCCTAAATGTCCGGTGTCTTGTCTCTCGATGGGGCGTTGATGCCCGGAAGAGGGTCCTTTTGCCGGGGTTATGGCGATGGTCAGCAGTTGCAATCTACGTGCCATTGTAGGTGTGCATTGAAAGCGACGGGTGAAGTTTTACGGTTGGGGGgagctttttcttttgtggtTTTTAAGCACAAAaattgaaacaaaaaaaaagacttggTGAAAGAATTTGGACGAGAGGATATAATATTTTGGATTGCCGGTCTGAGTAGATGAGAGCAATGatgggatggaagaaaagagcggAATGACTCGGGAAGTGTGGAAGAATTATTGCCCGTGGAtaagggagagagagagcctaGCATGACTTGGCAACAAGAACGTGAATTATTTTTTCttcgaaaaaaagaaacaaacaAGTTGATGGAGCAGACAAAGACTCTGCTTGACCACACCAACCCTCCCTCGTCATCGCTCCGTCCCTGAAATGAAGGCGCAACCTCCCAACGTGATGATGGCGGATGTCATCCCAACTTTTTCCAGCTTCTCCCTCCCACTCTTTCTGGGGAATCCCCGCGACTCCGGCTTTTCCCTCACCCACAAAAATGGGGAGAGGAGTGGAAATCTTCGCAGTGGGGTGGgcaggagaaaaaggaggggCAGGTTGGATTGATGGTGGAATCAGCAGTTGACactgtctctttctcttgtccacACTCCACTATTACGGAGATGGGTTGGACGAGCCTGCGAGGACGGTGTTTGAATTCTACCAAGTCAGGTCCTGCCGATCCACTTTTCCAGGAGCATCCAGCGTATCCTTTTTCATCCGGTCATGGAGGGATATTCAGGGTCTAGTGggtttgtttttctcttcaaccGAGCGCCCAGCAGAGACGCGCAGAGAAGAAGCTCTGCtgcttttattttcttcCCATCATATACTCTTCGGCATCCTGAGGTGTTCAGATTCCGAGATTGTCCTTCTCTGCCGAATCAACTCGGGAATCCGAGCCTCGCGCGCAGTGTGGACAAGGTCCGTGGTCAGCCCGTCTGGGCACCCGTTCAGCGGTGTTGCCGCCCTGCTGTCCGGACGAGGCGTCCGGAACCAAAGGTCTTTCGGCGCTAGTGTCAAGCCGATGAGAAAAAGGCGATGATCGACTTCCCCGAGGGGGGCCAGGTGTGGTCCGGAATTATTCCACCTATCCCGGGATGGGTAAATTGGGGGGTTCAATCAAGATGGGGCTCTCGCAACCGTCAGATGGGTGAGACACCGCGTCCGAGTAGTCTACACTCAAACTCTACATGGAAAGTGAAGGACGCCAGGACTGTCGGGGCTGTCGAGTCGGGCAGACGCACGGAAGCGTTTCGGACCCGTCCCAATACGGTCTCGGCCCGGGAGAACAACGCTAAGCCTGTTTGGGGGCCAGTTTGAGCGTGGTTCCGCTGGAGTGCAGGGAAAAGGACCAATCAGGTGCATTTAATGTGGTGGAGATTTGTCCCCGACCAAATTGAACACAAGAATGAGGCAGAGGCGGCATCGTTGCAAGCAAAGGACGGCTTCTTCATTTCCGAGAATCATTGTCGAGAAGACGGGCGACTACCCGGTCTCTGCTTCATCTAGGCCAGAAAAAGTGTTTGCTCTGACTTACAACACCAGGATATCTGAAAATTGGACAAGGTGGTTGGAAACCACGGTCCTGGAAGCCTCTGGGGCCCATATCGCCATGCATATGCACACTTATACTACGGGTATCCTAGTACGGTATCTTTCTCCTAGACGAGACCTCCTGTCGGGCTCAAGTGAATACTGAGCCCAAGTCGTTAACCGAGATTGAGGAGTCCAGATACTAGTATAATGGATTCTAACAGAGCTGTTCGTCTGGATGTATGCTACCAGATAGGAGACCAGGAATGTACATGTACTTTCAATCGTGCTTTACACTC contains these protein-coding regions:
- a CDS encoding Pheromone-regulated membrane protein 10 produces the protein MSAQWHNIDGDMALLPPSGEKPSCFTRLGVSIPKVEEEHHSDIQHGAAQSPNSPLARVSQDDVIEKSSATSIPNRWKTVSQRIRERAGTIAEALGRPHERDSDDLGASLSPECYGATDDIRSYEARTAVDEEQRLMGTDYNSQAQHLLRQLGLRHHRRQSSGVRGQDAGEGLSGASTPGAITPGESGASTPLNGGLLSHLLRVYANNMESASRMSVATTAAASDPETETLPPKQFGSGTPGTATPGSMGMGTATGTNTGPVTPGGGTPTGKKEKVKWYKSANNSKENLAQKSGGHHYTSSLISASMGMGRVGVPGAQGPPPMTAKERRKQKRRSAKEVKLTVHIAAMLARQQYIMQLCRALMKYGAPTHRLEEYMVMTSNVLDVNAQFLYIPGCMFMSFDDPLTRTAEVKIIRVVQGLDLSRLAETHNVYKNVVHDVISVEDATGQLDAIMQRKPRYNRWILILLTGLASVAVGPYAFSARPIDLPIIFVLGSLVGFMQHILAPTSSTYTNVLEVSAAILTSFLARAFGSISHNGERVFCFAAMAQSSIAMILPGFAVLSSSLELQSHQMNAGSIRMVFTLIYSLFLGYGVTVGTTIYGLIDNNATADSTCPNATAVWGNEYIQHFPFVALFCLFAALINQAKFKQLPVTVIMGVCGYVTNYFSTKKLGANQVANTVGAFTIGLLANLYSRIWHGHAAAAIIPGIFTLVPSGLASSGSILSGLQYSEAVKSGNVNNTNSSTSGSNLLGLGYGMIQTAIGISVGLFVSALIVYPHGKKRSGIFSL